The proteins below are encoded in one region of Casimicrobium huifangae:
- a CDS encoding NAD(P)/FAD-dependent oxidoreductase, with product MDQVDTLVIGAGAVGLAISRALALDGREVMVLEAADAIGTGTSSRNSEVIHAGIYYPAGSLKAKFCIEGKALLYRYCDERGIAHRRCGKLLVATADDEVAQIDCIIAKAAANGVHDLVRLSAAEARAMEPALSCVAAIHSPSTGIVDSHALMLALQGDLENAGGLVAFNTPVVSLAFTRDGIVVRTGDGTELLAQRVVNSAGHGAPLLAARTAGLRAVHVPKQHYAKGNYFTLAGRSPFSRLIYPVPQHAGLGVHLTIDLGGQAKFGPDVEWVKSADDLVVDPRRGDAFYAEVRKYWPALPDGALQAGYAGIRPKISGPDEAAADFVIMGPSVHGVRGLVNLFGIESPGLTSSLAIGVHVAGLLHE from the coding sequence ATGGATCAAGTCGACACCCTCGTCATCGGCGCCGGCGCAGTCGGCCTCGCCATCTCACGAGCGCTTGCGCTCGACGGACGCGAAGTGATGGTGCTGGAGGCGGCGGACGCGATCGGCACCGGCACCAGCTCGCGCAACAGCGAGGTAATTCACGCTGGGATCTATTACCCGGCGGGATCGCTCAAGGCGAAGTTCTGTATCGAAGGCAAGGCGCTGCTCTATCGCTACTGTGACGAGCGTGGCATTGCACATCGTCGTTGCGGCAAATTGCTGGTTGCGACGGCGGACGATGAGGTCGCGCAGATCGACTGCATCATCGCGAAGGCGGCCGCGAACGGGGTGCATGATCTGGTGCGCCTGAGCGCGGCCGAGGCGCGGGCGATGGAACCGGCGCTGTCATGTGTCGCCGCCATTCACTCGCCGAGCACGGGCATTGTCGATAGCCACGCACTGATGCTCGCGTTGCAGGGCGATCTGGAAAACGCGGGTGGACTTGTGGCGTTCAACACACCCGTCGTCTCGCTTGCGTTCACCCGCGATGGCATTGTGGTGCGCACGGGTGACGGCACCGAGCTGCTCGCCCAGCGCGTGGTGAACTCGGCCGGGCACGGCGCACCGCTGCTGGCGGCGAGGACAGCTGGTCTGCGCGCGGTGCACGTGCCGAAGCAGCACTACGCCAAGGGCAATTACTTCACCCTGGCGGGCCGTTCGCCGTTCAGTCGCTTGATTTATCCCGTTCCGCAGCATGCCGGCCTTGGGGTTCACCTGACCATCGACCTTGGCGGTCAAGCCAAATTCGGACCGGACGTGGAATGGGTTAAGTCCGCCGACGATCTGGTGGTTGATCCGCGCCGGGGCGATGCGTTTTACGCCGAGGTGCGCAAGTATTGGCCTGCGCTGCCGGACGGTGCGCTGCAGGCCGGTTACGCCGGCATCCGCCCGAAGATTTCCGGTCCGGACGAAGCCGCGGCCGACTTCGTCATCATGGGGCCGAGCGTGCATGGCGTGCGCGGCCTGGTCAATCTGTTTGGCATCGAATCGCCCGGTCTGACCAGTTCGCTGGCCATCGGCGTTCATGTCGCGGGACTGTTGCACGAGTAG
- a CDS encoding NAD(P)/FAD-dependent oxidoreductase: MLRITELKLPLDHVEAALPAAILARLAIKAEDLLGFTVFRRGYDSRKKADIQLVYTLDVELPKSLEAALLKRFRKDVHITPTPDTSYKYVAAPGSFAAGTPRPIVIGFGPCGILAALILAQMGLKPIILERGKVVRERTKDTWGFWRKRELNTESNVQFGEGGAGTFSDGKLWTQVKDPKHYGRKVLEEFVKAGAPEEILYVSKPHIGTFRLVKMVEHIRATIESLGGEFRFQHKVVDLVLEEQTNAADPARTRRIRGVVLDNGETLTADQVILAIGHSARDTFKMLHERGVYIEPKPFSIGFRIEHPQGLIDRARFGPNAGNAILGAADYKLVHHASNGRAVYSFCMCPGGTVVAATSEEGRVVTNGMSQYSRNERNANAGVVVGIEPADFPADMQNPLGGIDFQRHWESRAYELGGGNYNAPGQLVGDFVAGRASTAFGSVEPSFKPGVHLTDLATALPDYAVVAMREALPAFDKTIPGFFMPDAVLTAVETRTSSPIRIKRRDDDLQSLNVAGLYPAGEGAGYAGGIMSAGIDGIRVAEAAARAIAASAAARQ, from the coding sequence ATGCTGCGCATCACCGAACTCAAATTGCCGCTTGACCACGTCGAGGCGGCGCTGCCGGCGGCCATCCTGGCGCGGCTTGCCATCAAGGCCGAGGATTTGCTCGGTTTCACCGTGTTCCGGCGCGGCTACGATTCACGCAAGAAAGCGGACATCCAGCTCGTCTACACGCTGGACGTGGAATTGCCCAAGTCGCTGGAGGCGGCGCTGCTGAAGCGCTTCCGCAAGGATGTTCACATCACGCCGACGCCGGACACTTCGTACAAGTACGTCGCCGCGCCGGGTTCATTTGCCGCCGGTACGCCGCGTCCGATCGTCATCGGCTTCGGCCCCTGCGGCATTCTCGCGGCGCTGATCCTCGCGCAGATGGGACTGAAACCCATCATCCTCGAGCGTGGCAAGGTTGTTCGTGAGCGAACGAAAGACACCTGGGGCTTCTGGCGCAAGCGTGAGCTGAATACCGAGTCCAACGTGCAGTTCGGCGAGGGCGGCGCTGGCACCTTCAGCGACGGCAAACTGTGGACGCAGGTGAAAGACCCGAAACACTACGGCCGCAAGGTGCTTGAGGAGTTCGTCAAGGCCGGTGCGCCCGAGGAAATCCTCTACGTCAGCAAGCCGCACATCGGCACCTTTCGCCTGGTGAAGATGGTGGAGCACATCCGCGCGACAATCGAATCGCTGGGCGGTGAATTCCGCTTTCAACACAAGGTGGTTGATCTTGTGCTGGAGGAGCAAACCAACGCAGCCGACCCGGCGCGAACGCGGCGCATTCGCGGCGTGGTGCTCGACAACGGCGAAACGCTCACTGCCGATCAGGTCATCCTCGCCATCGGCCACAGCGCGCGCGACACTTTCAAGATGCTGCATGAACGCGGTGTCTACATCGAGCCGAAGCCGTTCTCGATTGGCTTTCGCATCGAGCATCCGCAGGGCCTGATCGACCGCGCCCGCTTCGGCCCGAACGCGGGCAACGCGATCCTCGGTGCTGCGGACTACAAGCTCGTTCATCACGCGTCGAACGGTCGCGCGGTCTACAGCTTCTGCATGTGCCCTGGCGGCACGGTGGTCGCGGCGACATCGGAAGAAGGCCGTGTGGTCACCAACGGCATGAGCCAGTATTCCCGCAACGAGCGCAACGCCAATGCCGGCGTTGTGGTCGGTATCGAACCGGCTGACTTTCCGGCCGACATGCAGAACCCGCTCGGTGGCATCGACTTCCAGCGCCACTGGGAAAGCCGTGCCTACGAGCTCGGCGGCGGCAACTACAACGCGCCGGGGCAGCTGGTCGGAGATTTCGTCGCCGGGCGCGCTTCCACCGCGTTCGGCAGCGTCGAGCCCAGCTTCAAGCCCGGCGTGCATCTGACCGATCTGGCGACCGCGCTGCCGGACTACGCGGTGGTCGCCATGCGTGAGGCCTTGCCCGCGTTCGACAAGACGATTCCCGGCTTCTTCATGCCCGACGCCGTGCTGACGGCGGTGGAGACGCGCACCAGTTCGCCGATCCGCATCAAGCGCCGCGACGACGACCTGCAGAGCCTCAACGTCGCCGGCCTGTATCCGGCGGGTGAAGGCGCAGGCTATGCCGGCGGCATCATGTCGGCGGGTATTGATGGCATCCGGGTCGCCGAAGCTGCGGCCCGTGCGATCGCCGCCAGCGCCGCTGCACGCCAGTAG
- a CDS encoding DMP19 family protein, which yields MLAAEPPSHCYTAVMTQRQPCSSCGALILPDTATKNGGLCMPCKRGYRKSIEESKLFHAEQRKQEQSAERKHWLALVDRVHGTPGGFDQLNSAERTYFAVSCLIGEVYNGGFEQFFSNSSGSLYGYALDGLVELGAAKSVALLAEAKRAIFGDGLVPLDRQDRFNKMLTNSEEDDASSQASTLLDSLDKQFCKDEDGLTELRARYALRHELYSKD from the coding sequence ATGTTGGCCGCCGAACCGCCTTCCCACTGCTACACCGCCGTCATGACCCAACGCCAGCCTTGTTCTAGTTGCGGAGCTTTGATATTGCCAGATACAGCCACCAAGAATGGCGGCCTTTGCATGCCTTGCAAACGTGGATACCGAAAAAGTATCGAAGAGAGCAAGCTCTTTCACGCAGAACAACGAAAGCAGGAGCAAAGCGCAGAGCGCAAACACTGGTTGGCGCTTGTTGATCGCGTTCACGGAACGCCGGGTGGTTTTGACCAATTGAATTCAGCAGAAAGGACATATTTCGCGGTGTCCTGCTTGATCGGCGAGGTCTACAACGGCGGCTTTGAACAGTTTTTCTCCAACAGTTCGGGTTCGCTATACGGATACGCACTGGACGGATTGGTCGAGCTTGGCGCGGCAAAGTCAGTTGCGCTGCTGGCCGAGGCCAAGCGTGCGATTTTCGGGGACGGTTTGGTGCCGCTGGATCGACAAGATCGTTTCAACAAAATGCTCACCAACTCAGAGGAGGATGACGCATCATCACAAGCGTCTACGCTTCTCGACTCACTGGACAAACAGTTCTGCAAGGATGAAGATGGGCTCACTGAACTACGCGCCCGATATGCTCTAAGGCATGAGCTCTACTCGAAAGACTGA
- a CDS encoding tetratricopeptide repeat protein — protein sequence MVQDGNLIRNELERLLASDFLRRSPSHLRLLRYLVERRLANDDGALREMSIGIEVFHRNPSTYDPKSDPIVRVNVSRLRERLVKHYAMFEAPPQVRIELPKGRYVPEFVELGARQLAAPRFLVLPFVSESRDDALATLLFESTIGELQAMLQVLVLGSRSARAVADDEPLDSARRVNAQAVLSSRIVRLAEGAGKGESQHVHTMLLSAPYGQMLASKRYSRTAEESDAGFIDRVSRQIREDSLRALADLLPGEYTLPAQRKGFSGVSREAADAFVQSRRASALGTADGHREARRLLESAITAAPDFAMAHAYLAATMGNLSMYEQVTPEEAWRVGSAASRRALEIDPLEPGAYLNLAADKIYYEYDFAAANDLLLQARKLAPRHPGVHMLMGTAASYCGELDDALNHLDAAQEVDPLFPAIRANRGVAYYFCKHFDDANRVFLELLTEYPQRTSTRVSFANSLALSGAYAAARNELNAVIEHDPDDAGARLSLAIVTAREGDKRQAKKIVNSVRGGGEIEKTNPSALAAVYAQLGEPDEALAWLARAAAAHEGGFAECQVDPMLEPLAAADGFRALLAQHGLYWRHG from the coding sequence ATGGTGCAGGACGGCAATTTGATCCGCAACGAGCTGGAACGGCTGCTGGCCAGCGATTTTCTGCGCCGCTCACCCAGCCATCTGCGCCTGCTGCGCTATCTGGTCGAGCGCCGGCTGGCCAACGACGATGGCGCGCTGCGCGAAATGTCGATCGGCATCGAGGTGTTCCACCGCAACCCGTCCACCTACGACCCGAAGAGCGATCCCATCGTCCGCGTCAACGTAAGCCGGCTGCGCGAGCGGCTGGTGAAGCACTACGCGATGTTCGAAGCGCCGCCGCAGGTGCGCATCGAATTGCCGAAAGGCCGCTATGTGCCGGAGTTTGTCGAGCTCGGTGCACGCCAGCTCGCAGCGCCGCGCTTTCTGGTGTTGCCATTCGTCAGCGAGAGCCGCGACGATGCGCTGGCGACGTTGCTGTTTGAATCCACCATCGGTGAGCTGCAGGCGATGCTGCAGGTGCTGGTACTCGGGTCGCGCTCAGCACGAGCGGTGGCCGACGATGAGCCGCTCGATTCGGCGCGGCGCGTCAACGCGCAGGCGGTGCTGTCTTCGCGCATCGTCCGTCTCGCCGAAGGCGCCGGCAAGGGCGAGTCGCAGCATGTGCATACGATGCTGCTGTCGGCGCCGTATGGCCAGATGCTGGCCAGCAAGCGCTACTCGCGCACGGCGGAGGAATCCGACGCCGGCTTTATCGACCGCGTGTCCAGGCAGATTCGTGAAGACAGCTTGCGTGCGCTGGCCGATCTGCTGCCGGGTGAGTACACCCTGCCAGCGCAGCGCAAAGGCTTCAGTGGTGTGTCGCGCGAGGCGGCGGATGCTTTTGTGCAGTCGCGTCGCGCCAGTGCGCTGGGCACGGCGGACGGCCATCGCGAAGCGCGTCGCCTGCTGGAGTCCGCGATCACCGCAGCGCCGGATTTCGCGATGGCACATGCCTATCTCGCTGCCACGATGGGCAACCTCTCGATGTATGAACAGGTGACGCCGGAGGAAGCCTGGCGCGTCGGCAGCGCGGCGTCTCGGCGCGCGCTGGAGATTGACCCGCTGGAGCCCGGTGCCTATCTCAATCTGGCGGCGGACAAGATCTATTACGAGTACGACTTCGCTGCCGCCAACGATCTGCTGCTGCAGGCCCGCAAGCTTGCCCCGCGGCACCCGGGCGTGCACATGCTGATGGGCACCGCTGCATCATATTGCGGCGAGCTGGATGATGCGCTGAATCATCTCGACGCCGCGCAGGAGGTGGACCCGCTGTTCCCGGCGATCCGCGCCAATCGCGGCGTGGCGTATTACTTCTGCAAGCATTTTGACGACGCCAATCGCGTGTTCCTCGAACTGCTCACCGAGTACCCGCAGCGCACCTCGACGCGCGTCTCGTTTGCCAATTCGCTGGCGCTATCCGGCGCTTATGCAGCGGCCCGCAACGAGCTGAACGCCGTGATCGAGCACGACCCGGACGATGCCGGCGCCCGCCTCTCACTCGCGATCGTCACCGCGCGCGAGGGCGACAAGCGGCAGGCAAAGAAGATCGTGAACTCGGTGCGCGGCGGCGGCGAGATTGAAAAAACCAATCCGTCGGCGCTGGCGGCCGTGTATGCGCAACTCGGCGAGCCGGACGAAGCGCTGGCCTGGCTCGCTCGCGCAGCAGCCGCGCACGAAGGCGGCTTTGCCGAGTGCCAGGTAGATCCGATGCTGGAACCGCTCGCGGCGGCGGATGGCTTCCGCGCCCTGCTGGCGCAACACGGGCTCTACTGGCGGCACGGTTAG
- a CDS encoding type VI secretion system Vgr family protein: MPRLVEATTPLGPEALQFLEAHGSEALSTLFDLRVSLLSKQVGIAAKALLGKDITLAIETENGGPPRYLNGICTRFAMNGRSGDYHLYEARLRPWLWLASRRSDSKIFQQQKVPDIVEAVLGKYGFPIKRKLSGSYRIWDYCVQYHETDLNFVSRIMEHEGIYYFFEHAAGKHTLVLADGIASHAALPGRSTVNYIGLDAATVADEEHFYAWRPREELDSGEYLTTDYDFKRPKADLSTRNKHPAGHTFDAWERYQWPGGYVDVGDGENYARARMEALQAEQARASGDGTLRTLAPGYLMTLARCPRGDQNREHLIVGVTYHLKDNPYGSTASTTAGAEWNFAVLAQPTSITYRPQRLTEKPRSNGPQVAVVVGPPGEEIYTDEYGRVKVQFPWDRYGSNDENSSCWMRVSHPWAGSNYGAIHIPRIGQEVIVDHIDGDPDYPIITGRVYNADQMPPWALPDNKTQSGILTRSSKGGAPGAGMKNGAGDANAIRFEDKKGEEQLWLHAQKDQLTEVENDETKWVGRDRRKTIDRDELNHIQRDRTETVDRNETITVHGQRDEEVDKNETITIHQNRTRTVDLNETVSIGKTRSKSVGNNEIDKIGKTWSINVGRFKTETIGMAYMQNVGLGRMENVGAGYNLNVGAVMATVVGLSQFEQIGQNKSVKVGKSFKLEAGETIELVVGNSVLVMKKDGSVTVNGKDIDIVGSKHIQLDSKRIDLN; the protein is encoded by the coding sequence ATGCCCCGCCTGGTAGAAGCCACCACGCCGCTCGGACCGGAAGCGCTGCAGTTTCTCGAAGCGCATGGCAGCGAAGCGCTGTCCACGCTATTTGACCTGCGCGTGTCACTGCTGTCGAAGCAGGTTGGCATCGCAGCGAAGGCACTGCTCGGCAAGGACATCACGCTCGCCATCGAGACCGAAAACGGTGGTCCGCCGCGCTATCTGAACGGTATCTGCACGCGTTTTGCCATGAACGGGCGCAGCGGTGACTACCATCTCTACGAAGCACGGCTGCGGCCGTGGCTGTGGCTCGCGTCGCGCCGCTCCGACAGCAAAATTTTTCAGCAGCAGAAAGTGCCCGACATCGTCGAGGCAGTGCTCGGCAAGTATGGCTTTCCGATCAAGCGCAAGCTTTCCGGCAGCTATCGGATCTGGGACTACTGCGTGCAATATCACGAGACCGATCTCAATTTCGTCTCGCGGATCATGGAGCACGAAGGGATCTACTACTTCTTCGAGCATGCTGCCGGCAAACACACGCTGGTACTGGCCGACGGCATTGCGTCGCACGCTGCGTTGCCGGGCCGCTCGACGGTGAACTACATCGGGCTTGATGCAGCGACGGTGGCTGACGAAGAGCATTTCTACGCCTGGCGACCGCGTGAGGAGCTTGATTCCGGCGAATACCTGACCACCGACTACGACTTCAAGCGACCGAAGGCTGACCTCTCGACCCGCAACAAGCACCCGGCTGGCCACACGTTTGATGCCTGGGAGCGCTACCAGTGGCCCGGCGGTTACGTCGACGTTGGTGACGGTGAAAACTATGCCCGCGCTCGCATGGAGGCATTGCAGGCGGAGCAGGCCCGCGCCAGCGGTGATGGCACGCTGCGCACGCTGGCGCCCGGCTACCTGATGACGCTGGCGCGCTGCCCGCGTGGTGACCAGAACCGCGAACATCTGATTGTCGGTGTCACCTATCACCTGAAGGACAACCCGTATGGCTCGACCGCCTCGACCACGGCCGGCGCGGAGTGGAATTTCGCGGTGCTTGCGCAGCCCACGTCGATCACGTATCGGCCGCAGCGATTGACCGAGAAGCCGCGCAGCAATGGCCCGCAAGTGGCAGTGGTCGTCGGCCCGCCCGGAGAAGAAATCTACACCGACGAGTACGGTCGCGTGAAGGTGCAGTTTCCGTGGGACCGCTACGGCAGTAACGACGAGAACTCGTCGTGCTGGATGCGCGTGTCGCACCCTTGGGCCGGGTCGAATTACGGCGCGATTCACATTCCGCGCATCGGCCAGGAGGTGATCGTCGATCACATCGACGGCGACCCGGACTATCCGATCATCACGGGCCGCGTTTACAACGCGGACCAGATGCCGCCGTGGGCACTGCCGGACAACAAGACGCAGTCGGGCATCCTCACCCGCAGCAGCAAGGGCGGCGCGCCCGGCGCCGGTATGAAGAATGGCGCCGGTGACGCCAACGCCATCCGCTTCGAGGACAAGAAAGGCGAAGAGCAGCTCTGGCTGCATGCGCAGAAGGACCAACTGACCGAGGTCGAGAACGACGAAACGAAATGGGTCGGCCGCGACCGCCGCAAAACCATCGACCGTGACGAGCTCAATCACATCCAGCGCGACCGCACCGAGACGGTTGACCGCAACGAGACGATCACCGTGCACGGCCAACGCGATGAAGAGGTCGACAAGAACGAGACCATCACCATCCACCAGAACCGCACGCGCACTGTCGATCTCAACGAGACAGTCAGCATCGGCAAGACGCGCAGCAAGTCGGTCGGCAACAACGAGATCGACAAGATCGGCAAGACCTGGTCGATCAACGTTGGCCGCTTCAAGACCGAGACCATCGGCATGGCCTACATGCAGAACGTTGGGCTGGGCCGCATGGAAAACGTGGGCGCTGGCTACAACCTCAACGTCGGCGCCGTCATGGCTACAGTCGTGGGGCTCAGCCAGTTCGAACAGATCGGCCAGAACAAGTCGGTCAAGGTGGGCAAGAGTTTCAAGCTAGAGGCCGGCGAGACGATCGAACTGGTCGTCGGCAACAGCGTGTTGGTCATGAAGAAAGACGGCAGCGTCACGGTCAATGGCAAGGACATCGACATCGTGGGCAGCAAGCACATCCAGCTCGACTCCAAACGCATCGACCTCAACTGA
- a CDS encoding DUF2169 family type VI secretion system accessory protein produces MNGPDKLLSAPIEAAPVPEVRNHTPFPSQYFQMMDAADEVFHVMVTRITYDLRALEGDGTPALAAVQDELREVDEFYDADNISSVVQESDFAPFKPKCDVLLVNASAHAPPNGGGKRKPLPRFPAGLRIDSADGRQIVQKLVTVTGPRTLGRGLMGGYSLSEPEPVLAVPIRYEHAYGGTNQWWKGWPARIEDDQRMEIDLHEAYNPIGCGLIEPNWQKKTGLSQFPAPQIEIFEKPFTSAHAETAARNAGNPDADAPYPAVGFGAIGRWWQPRRALAGSYDEVWKATRWPRLPDDFDFAYWNCAPDDQQIDYPQGGELVKLVNLVAPEQAAEGSLAFRLPRNELKLLLHLDAGIPLFKAMNVDTLIIDAEAMKLTIVARCTVAAASGIEVLELGTWDVAAARARNATTLAEQQKARDAASVAAPEEAING; encoded by the coding sequence ATGAACGGTCCCGACAAGCTGCTGTCTGCCCCGATCGAAGCGGCACCCGTGCCGGAGGTGCGCAATCACACGCCATTCCCGAGTCAGTACTTCCAGATGATGGACGCGGCCGACGAGGTGTTTCATGTGATGGTCACGCGCATCACCTACGACCTGCGCGCGCTCGAAGGCGACGGCACGCCCGCGCTCGCTGCCGTGCAGGACGAGCTGCGCGAGGTCGACGAGTTCTACGACGCCGACAACATTTCGAGCGTTGTGCAGGAGAGCGACTTCGCGCCGTTCAAGCCGAAGTGCGACGTGCTGCTGGTTAACGCCAGCGCGCATGCCCCACCGAATGGCGGCGGCAAGCGCAAGCCGCTGCCGCGGTTTCCGGCAGGGCTGCGCATCGACAGCGCCGATGGCAGGCAGATCGTGCAGAAGCTCGTCACGGTCACCGGCCCGCGCACGCTGGGCCGCGGCCTCATGGGCGGCTACAGCCTCAGCGAGCCGGAGCCGGTGCTGGCGGTACCGATCCGCTACGAGCACGCTTACGGCGGCACCAATCAGTGGTGGAAGGGCTGGCCCGCGCGCATTGAGGACGATCAGCGCATGGAGATCGATCTGCACGAGGCTTACAACCCGATCGGCTGCGGGCTCATCGAGCCGAACTGGCAGAAGAAGACGGGCTTGAGCCAGTTTCCGGCGCCACAGATCGAGATATTTGAGAAGCCGTTCACGTCTGCGCACGCGGAGACGGCTGCGCGCAACGCAGGCAACCCCGACGCCGATGCACCGTATCCGGCCGTGGGCTTCGGTGCCATCGGCCGCTGGTGGCAGCCGCGCCGCGCGCTGGCGGGCAGCTACGACGAGGTATGGAAGGCGACGCGCTGGCCGCGCCTGCCCGACGACTTCGACTTTGCGTACTGGAATTGCGCGCCGGATGACCAGCAGATCGACTATCCCCAGGGCGGCGAGCTGGTGAAGCTGGTCAACCTGGTCGCGCCCGAGCAGGCGGCGGAGGGCAGCCTCGCGTTCCGGCTGCCGCGCAACGAGCTGAAGCTGCTGCTGCATCTCGATGCCGGCATCCCGCTGTTCAAGGCGATGAACGTTGACACGCTGATCATCGATGCCGAGGCGATGAAGCTCACGATCGTCGCGCGTTGCACGGTGGCGGCGGCGAGCGGTATAGAAGTGCTCGAACTGGGCACCTGGGACGTTGCGGCTGCGCGCGCACGCAACGCGACCACGCTGGCCGAACAGCAGAAGGCGCGCGATGCCGCAAGCGTTGCGGCGCCAGAGGAAGCGATCAATGGCTAA
- a CDS encoding LysR substrate-binding domain-containing protein: MNKTNELLASEAPRRSLPPLSMLRAFEAVARHQSVTLAAAELHVTQGAVSHQVKALEHWLDAKLVQREGRRIVLTTAGAAYAPSLSTALDLMADATRSLQRRARRERITVSAFSTLATYWLIPRLADFCAENPAVDVDLSTNYARYDFDPAASDVSIRCYTSDELRSQLQRRDWRGVEAGRFLGETMTLVCSPALVTPTRPLAALDDIGQHAMLESRSTPTVWAEWLQAAGLDEAHWPRTRLSFDHVHLALNAALQGAGMALAPTSLLAELIAEGALRQPFPHIVVGPKDNYWIRAPRTQGNAAVAAFCAWLERCGLANMQAIAD; the protein is encoded by the coding sequence ATGAACAAAACTAATGAATTGCTGGCCAGCGAAGCGCCCCGACGCTCGCTGCCACCGCTGTCGATGTTGCGCGCTTTCGAGGCCGTGGCGCGGCATCAAAGTGTCACGCTTGCCGCAGCCGAGCTGCATGTCACGCAAGGGGCGGTGAGTCATCAGGTCAAGGCGCTCGAACACTGGCTCGACGCCAAGCTGGTGCAGCGCGAAGGTCGCCGCATTGTGCTGACGACGGCGGGCGCGGCGTACGCGCCGAGCCTGTCCACGGCGCTCGACCTGATGGCGGACGCCACGCGCAGCCTGCAGCGTCGCGCCCGTCGCGAGCGCATCACGGTGAGCGCCTTCTCGACGCTGGCGACTTACTGGCTGATTCCGCGGCTGGCGGACTTCTGCGCCGAAAACCCCGCGGTTGATGTCGATCTGTCGACCAACTACGCCCGCTACGACTTTGACCCGGCCGCGTCGGATGTATCGATCCGCTGCTACACCAGCGATGAGCTGCGCAGCCAGTTGCAGCGCCGCGACTGGCGTGGCGTCGAGGCGGGGCGCTTCCTTGGCGAGACGATGACGCTGGTGTGCAGCCCCGCGCTGGTGACGCCCACGCGGCCGCTCGCAGCGCTTGATGACATCGGGCAACACGCGATGCTGGAGAGCCGCTCAACGCCAACGGTCTGGGCGGAATGGTTGCAGGCAGCCGGCCTCGACGAAGCGCACTGGCCGCGCACCCGGCTCAGCTTCGACCATGTGCATCTCGCCCTCAATGCGGCGTTGCAGGGCGCCGGCATGGCGCTGGCACCTACCTCGCTGCTGGCCGAGCTGATCGCAGAAGGGGCGTTGCGACAACCGTTTCCGCACATTGTGGTCGGCCCCAAGGACAACTACTGGATACGCGCGCCGCGCACCCAGGGCAACGCTGCAGTGGCTGCATTCTGCGCGTGGCTGGAGCGCTGCGGGCTCGCTAACATGCAAGCCATTGCGGACTAA
- the tagH gene encoding type VI secretion system-associated FHA domain protein TagH — protein sequence MPELILEIAALDYVFPAPHRRCVIAGEGGTIGRDVRNTLVLDDRFCRVSRIHAEVTFVRGVPILSNRSASLAVNVGEHEVLPGESAIVQDDDVIEIGPYLLAAHVLDERGVVPSPVAVAPARERPATTTAALGAAFAEGARLPADALAPEGLTGETAELLGAMLRHAVQGTMDLLAARAITQREVRLGAAMLTDQSNNPLAFLPNADAAMVQLLSGHLPGFMHATRAMPDAFADLLAHDAGVMAGMRAALTDMLSRLDPRQVDESLRETQIASAQIAASTVKARWWDVQSMRIAELQTAAEDDFQQAWGRVFAEAYAGAADGAREIALASLQSGGNAAARLQATGYEGIAAGLFAAPRQGEPCPAW from the coding sequence ATGCCCGAACTGATCCTCGAGATCGCTGCGCTGGACTACGTGTTCCCGGCCCCGCATCGCCGCTGCGTGATTGCCGGTGAGGGCGGCACCATCGGGCGCGACGTACGCAACACCCTGGTGCTGGACGACCGCTTTTGCCGCGTTTCGCGCATTCATGCCGAGGTCACCTTCGTCCGCGGCGTGCCAATCCTCAGCAACCGCTCGGCCAGCCTCGCAGTGAATGTTGGCGAGCATGAGGTGCTGCCCGGTGAGAGCGCCATCGTGCAGGACGACGATGTGATCGAAATCGGCCCTTATCTGCTCGCTGCCCACGTGCTTGACGAGCGGGGCGTAGTGCCGTCGCCGGTCGCCGTTGCGCCGGCGCGCGAACGGCCCGCGACCACCACCGCCGCGCTGGGGGCGGCGTTCGCCGAGGGCGCCCGACTGCCAGCCGATGCGCTGGCGCCGGAAGGTCTCACCGGCGAGACAGCAGAACTGCTCGGTGCGATGCTGCGTCATGCCGTGCAGGGCACCATGGACCTGCTCGCCGCGCGCGCCATCACGCAGCGCGAAGTGCGGCTGGGCGCCGCCATGCTCACCGATCAGTCAAACAATCCGCTCGCCTTCTTGCCCAACGCGGATGCTGCCATGGTGCAACTGCTGAGCGGGCATCTGCCCGGATTCATGCACGCCACGCGTGCCATGCCCGATGCCTTTGCGGATCTGCTGGCACACGACGCCGGTGTGATGGCAGGGATGCGCGCGGCACTGACCGACATGCTGTCCCGGCTTGATCCCCGGCAGGTTGATGAGTCGCTGCGCGAAACGCAGATCGCCAGCGCACAGATCGCTGCCAGCACCGTCAAGGCGCGCTGGTGGGATGTGCAAAGCATGCGTATCGCCGAGCTGCAGACCGCTGCCGAGGACGACTTTCAGCAGGCCTGGGGCCGTGTGTTTGCCGAGGCGTACGCAGGGGCGGCCGATGGTGCGCGCGAAATTGCGCTGGCCAGTTTGCAGTCGGGCGGCAACGCGGCTGCGCGGCTGCAGGCCACGGGATACGAAGGTATCGCGGCCGGTCTGTTTGCCGCGCCGCGGCAAGGTGAGCCATGCCCCGCCTGGTAG